The Quercus robur chromosome 7, dhQueRobu3.1, whole genome shotgun sequence genome has a segment encoding these proteins:
- the LOC126692716 gene encoding laccase-7-like produces MMMGRFQFLLACALALLSSSITSAETVEHFFHVRNLTVQRLCHEQVITTVNGTLPGPVISVREGDDLVIHVVNQSPYNITIHWHEVFQLLSAWADGPSYVTQCPIHPSQTYTYRFKITGQEGTLWWHAHVSWLRATVYGALIIKPRFGNFYPFPSPYKEFPILLGEYWDANVVDVENQGLATGAAPNISDAFTINGQPGDLYSCSETGTYKLEVIQGKTYMLRIINAALNNQLFFKIANHKMKVVAIDAAYTAPYVTDVIVLSPGQTTDVLFTADQPLGSYYMAARPYITAQGIPFDNTTTSGIIVYQGAKSSATPIMPALPAFNDTPTAYKFYSNLTGSPLGPHWVPVPRQVDEHMLITFGINLAPCGEGSATCAGPFGQRLSASMNNESFQLPSKLSMLQAFFYNNKNGVYTTDFPDNPPSVFDYTNSSNAFNQSMLFAPKSTKVRTLKFGSTVEIVLQNTALIATESHPIHFHGFNFHVLAQGFGNYDSENDPRKFNFVNPQIRNTIAVPTGGWAVIRFTAKNPGVWMVHCHLDVHLPWGLGMAFEVENGPYSTLPPPPNDLPKC; encoded by the exons ATGATGATGGGTCGCTTTCAATTTTTGCTAGCATGCGCTTTAGCTCTTCTATCTTCTTCAATAACCTCTGCAGAAACAGTGGAACATTTTTTCCAT GTGCGAAACCTGACAGTCCAACGGCTGTGCCACGAGCAAGTGATAACTACAGTAAATGGAACTCTGCCTGGTCCAGTAATAAGCGTTCGAGAGGGTGACGACCTTGTGATCCACGTAGTCAATCAGTCTCCCTATAATATTACTATCCACTG GCATGAAGTGTTTCAACTATTGAGTGCATGGGCAGACGGACCTTCATATGTAACTCAATGTCCCATACATCCTAGCCAAACTTATACTTACAGATTTAAAATCACTGGACAAGAGGGGACTCTTTGGTGGCATGCTCATGTCTCGTGGCTCCGTGCAACTGTCTATGGAGCacttattatcaaaccaagatTTGGAAACTTTTATCCATTTCCATCTCCTTACAAAGAATTTCCGATCTTATTGG GGGAGTATTGGGATGCTAATGTTGTTGATGTCGAGAACCAAGGTCTCGCAACAGGTGCCGCACCTAACATTTCCGACGCTTTTACAATCAATGGACAACCTGGTGATCTCTACTCATGTTCTGAAACTG GCACATATAAGCTTGAGGTGATCCAAGGAAAGACCTATATGTTACGCATCATTAACGCTGCACTCAATAACCAACTGTTTTTCAAAATAGCCAATCATAAAATGAAAGTCGTAGCAATTGATGCTGCTTACACCGCACCTTATGTCACTGATGTTATTGTCCTTTCTCCCGGCCAAACCACTGATGTTCTTTTCACCGCTGATCAACCTTTGGGTTCTTACTACATGGCCGCAAGACCCTACATTACTGCCCAAGGCATACCGTTCGATAACACAACCACAAGTGGCATCATTGTCTATCAGGGTGCCAAGTCATCAGCAACTCCCATAATGCCAGCCCTACCAGCTTTCAATGACACACCCACAGCTTACAAGTTTTACTCCAATCTCACTGGCTCTCCACTTGGGCCCCATTGGGTTCCAGTGCCACGTCAGGTGGACGAGCACATGCTTATCACATTTGGGATAAATCTCGCACCGTGTGGAGAAGGGAGTGCCACTTGTGCAGGTCCATTTGGGCAGCGATTGTCTGCGAGCATGAACAATGAATCATTTCAGCTCCCTAGTAAATTGTCAATGTTACAAGCATTCTTTTACAATAATAAGAATGGGGTTTATACAACTGATTTTCCAGATAACCCTCCATCGGTGTTTGATTACACCAACTCGAGCAACGCTTTCAATCAGTCCATGTTATTTGCACCAAAGAGTACAAAAGTAAGGACACTGAAGTTCGGTTCAACAGTGGAGATTGTTCTTCAGAACACAGCCTTAATAGCAACAGAGTCTCATCCTATCCACTTTCATGGTTTCAACTTCCATGTGTTAGCACAGGGTTTTGGAAATTATGACTCCGAAAATGATCCCCGAAAGTTCAATTTCGTCAATCCACAAATACGTAATACTATAGCCGTGCCAACTGGGGGTTGGGCTGTTATCAGATTCACAGCAAAAAATCCAG